Proteins from one Fragaria vesca subsp. vesca linkage group LG6, FraVesHawaii_1.0, whole genome shotgun sequence genomic window:
- the LOC101303626 gene encoding probable disease resistance protein At5g66900-like — MKARLLSISTDRGFSIEWPNMQVPEAEVLVLNFQTKSYSLPKFVEQMNNLKVIVIAKDDYQSADISNFELLGSSSNLKSVRLEGISIACITRKPMQLSSLKKISLYKCVIGLTFSNEVVKMSDAFPVLEEMNIQECKYLGNLLPEICDLIQLKKLSITDHSDIEALPEEFGNLVNIEVLRLRSCYDLLKLPISIGNLKKLKLLDIFNCISITELPPSIGELSSLRKLNMKWCYKIKKLPLSVLLLDQLEEVICDEATKPYLWDLFSNALRNTRMVAT, encoded by the exons ATGAAAGCTCGTCTATTGTCTATCTCAACTG ATAGGGGGTTCTCAATTGAATGGCCCAACATGCAAGTACCAGAAGCTGAGGTTCTCGTCTTGAATTTTCAGACAAAGTCGTACTCATTACCTAAATTTGTGGAGCAAATGAACAACTTGAAGGTTATAGTAATCGCAAAGGACGATTACCAGAGCGCTGATATAAGTAATTTTGAACTATTGGGTTCATCATCTAATCTGAAGAGTGTAAGATTAGAAGGCATCTCAATTGCTTGCATAACAAGGAAGCCGATGCAATTGAGTAGTCTAAAGAAGATCTCTCTCTACAAGTGTGTCATTGGTCTAACTTTCAGCAACGAAGTTGTAAAAATGTCTGATGCATTTCCAGTCCTAGAGGAAATGAATATTCAAGAGTGCAAATATTTGGGAAACTTGCTTCCGGAGATTTGTGATCTGATTCAGCTAAAGAAACTCAGTATCACTGATCATTCTGATATAGAAGCCTTGCCTGAAGAATTTGGAAATTTGGTGAACATAGAAGTACTGAGGTTAAGGTCCTGTTATGACCTTTTGAAGTTACCAATCTCAATTGGAAATCTCAAAAAGTTAAAACTTCTTGACATATTTAACTGCATCAGCATCACGGAGTTGCCTCCATCCATTGGTGAATTGAGCAGTTTAAGAAAGTTGAACATGAAATGGTGCTACAAAATTAAAAAACTGCCTCTGTCAGTTTTGTTGCTTGATCAGTTAGAGGAAGTGATATGCGATGAAGCTACAAAACCTTATTTATGGGATCTCTTTTCGAACGCTCTCAGAAACACGCGCATGGTGGCTACATGA